The Sulfurihydrogenibium azorense Az-Fu1 genome contains the following window.
TTCAAAGCCTGTTTTCTTTTCAGCAGAAAAGATAATTAAAAAACTTGAGAGAATACTAAAAGAGATTTCAAAACTTGAAAGCAAGATAGATAACATTTCTAACCAGATACACATAACAACAAGTAAGAGCCATAGAGAAAAGTTAAAAGACAGACTAAGACATTTATACACAGAACAAAACTTAAGATGGAGAAAATTTAAAGCACTAAGGAAACAGGTACTTGAGGTATTTACAAATCTTGTTATTCAACATGCAAAAGCATATAACTGCTCTTTTATTGCAGTTGAAAGATTAAAGTTTTCTGATTTTCCCCAGTGGAAAGACAGTAAGATGAGAAGACATTTTTCACAGTGGTTTTATTCAAGGTTTAATGAAAGATTAAAACAGAAGGCTATTATTTTTGGTATAAAAGTATTATCAGTAAATCCATACAAGACATCAAGGATTTGTCATAAATGTGGAAAGGAGAAGAAACCAGAGATGCTTCAATTTAGCTGTGAATGTGGGGTATATGATAGAGATTACAATGCGGCAGTGAATATTGGAAAAAGAGCATTGCAGATTTTGGTGAGAGGGACAAAATCCAAGCCCTATATGGGTAAGGATACTCCAGGGAGAGTTCCGTTCCCTCTGGTGCCCGCTCATCAAGTGCTTCCTTATAAATTTAAAGCTTTTCTTTCTTTGATTTCTTTAACGAAATTGATTTCTTACCTCAGGATAGTTGAGACTTCTTATCTCAGGTTGAAAAATCTTAACAGATGGACAGGTTCTGATAAATACGGATAGGAAAAATGGAACGGAGCTTCTTTAAGATGTATCTAAACATAAATAAAGAAATAGCTAAAATCTTTAGAGATATGGCTCATATATACGAGTTTTTAGATGATAAGTTTAGAGCTTTAGCTTATCAAAAAGCTGCTCAAGTTTTAGAGGATTTGCCAGATGATGTAAGAAATTACATTGCCCTTGGAAAGTTAAGCGAGATAAGAGGTATAGGCACCCATACTCAAGAGAAGATTATTGAGTATATCAAAACTGGAAAAATTCAAAAGTATGAAGAGTTAAAAAAGTTAGTTCCACCTGACTTTTTAGAGCTTATGGATGTTCCAGGGTTTGGTCCTAAAACCCTAAAAAGAATTTATCAAGAACTTGGAATATCCACAAAAGAGGAACTTATAAAAGCTTTAAAAGATGGAAGAGTAGCAAAACTTAAAGGTTTTGGACCAAAGAAAGTTGAAAATATGTTAAAAGGTTTAGAGCTTTACGAAAAGTCTAAAGAAAGACTACTACTTTGGGAAGCTCTAAACATTGCAAACACTATAGTAGAAAAGTTAAAAACTTTAAAAGAGATAAAAAATATAGAGTTAGCAGGAAGTTTAAGAAGAAAGAAAGAGACAATAGGGGATATAGATATCTTAATATCTTGTGATGATAAAGACAGAGAAAAAGTGATTGACTTTTTTATAAACCTTGAAGATGTAAAAGAGGTTTTAGCAAAAGGGGATACAAAAGCAAGTGTAATCATAAAAGAGAAAGACAGACAAGTAGATTTAAGGGTTTTAAAACCAGATGAATGGGGAAGTGGTCTTCAGTACTTTACAGGTTCAAAGGAACATAACGTACACCTTAGAGACTATGCAAAATCTATTGGTTTAAAAATAAGTGAGTACGGTGTTTTTGATGCGAAAACAGGAGAAAAAATAGCTGGTGATACAGAAGAAAGTGTTTACAAAGCAGTTGGAATGCAATGGATACCACCAGAATTAAGAGAAGACAGAGGAGAAATAGAGGCAGCTTTAAAAAACAGTTTACCAAAACTGGTAGAGCTATCAGACATAAAAGGAGACTTTCACTGCCACTCAACTTGGACTGACGGTTTTAACACTATTTTAGAGATAGGACAGTATATAAAAGAAAATTTTAAATATGAGTATCTTGTAATAACAGACCACTCAAAAGCAGTAAGAGTAGCCCATGGACTGACAGAAGATGACGTTTTAAAACAGATAGAAGAAATAGATAAAGTGAATAAAATAATAGGTTATCCTTTGTTGAAAAAAGGAATAGAAGTAGATATTTTACTTGATGGGTCCTTAGACTTATCTGATGAGATACTATCAAAGCTAGACTGGGTTGTAGCATCAATCCACACCAACTTTAACAGAGACAACACAGACCGGATAATAAAGGCAATGGAAAACCCTTACGTAAACGTTATAGGTCATCCTACAGGAAGAATTTTCGGAACAAGAGAAGGATATCAGCTCTCAGATGAAGTTTTTAAAGTAGCAAAAGAAACAGGAACAGCTTTAGAGATAAATTCACAACCACTTAGAATGGATTTACCTGACATAATGGTAAAAAAAGCTGTAGATATGGGAGTAAAACTTGTAATAAGTAGTGATAGTCACTCACTGTCTAACTTTCACTACATTCAACTTGGAGTTTACATAGCCCGCAGAGGCTGGGCGAAAAAAGAAGACGTTATAAATACACTTTCTTGGAAAGAAGTTGAAAAGTTTGTAAAGGATAAAAGGAAAAGGTTTGGTGTTAAAACGTGAAGTTTGCCTTTTTTGATGAAAACTTAGATGACCTTCCCTACAAAATTTTGGAAGAAATATTAAAAGACTTTTATAAAAAAGAGTTTTCAAAATACGCAGAATTTTACAATTTAACAGGAGAAATAGAGAAAAATATCTTTAAACTCTACTTACAACCTTTAAACTCAAAAGAAAAAATATACATAGCCACTTATGATTTAGAAAGGAAAACAATGATAGACAGTATAGATAAATACCAGCTTAGGAAAATTCTCTTAAAAGAAAATGAAAAGTTAGAAGATTACCAAAAGCAAGAGTTAGAAAGAAGTAGTAAAATAATTATATCCATAATTGGTTTAATACTTGGTTTAATCATAGCATACGTCGTTATAAAAATGATTAATGGAGGCTTTTGATGAAAAGAGTTAGATTTGCTCCAAGCCCTACTGGATACTTACACTTGGGAAATGCAAGAACTGCTTTGTTTAACTATCTATTTGCAAAACATGAAAACGGCAGCCTTATTCTAAGAATAGAGGACACAGACTTAGAAAGATCTAAAAAAGAGTATGAAGAAATGCTTATAGAAGATTTAAAATGGCTAGGTATCCAGTGGGATGAAGGTCCAGATGTAGGCGGAAATTACGGACCTTACAGACAGTCTGAGAGGTTAGAAATATACTATAAATATGTAGATAAACTTTTAAAATCAGGAGATGCTTACTACTGCTACTGCAGTGAGGAAGAGTTAGAAAAGGAAAGAGAAAAGGCGATAGCAGAAGGAAGACCTTACCGCTACAGCGGAAAATGTAGAAATTTAACACCAGAAGAAAGAGCAGATTACGAAGCACAAGGAATAAAACCAGTTGTAAGATTTAAAGTTCCAGACAAAACTGTTATTTTTGAAGATATTATAAGAGGACACGTAGAGATAGATACAAAGGAGTTTGGGGACTTTGTTATAGTAAGACAGGACGGAATGCCTGTCTATAACTTCGTTGTAGTTATAGACGATGCACTTATGGGTATAACTCATGTAATAAGAGGAGAAGACCACCTTTCAAACACACCAAAACAGATAGTAATATACGAAGCACTTGGCTTTAATATCCCACAGTTTGCCCACCTTCCTATAATTTTGGGAGAAGACAGAACAAAACTATCAAAAAGACACGGAGCTGTATCAGTAAGAGCTTTAAAAGACGATGGGTTTTTATCAGAGGCTGTGTTTAACTATCTATCTTTACTTGGATGGCATCCAAAAGACGAAAGAGAGATTTTACCAAAAGAAGAAATAATAAAACAGTTTAGAATAGAAGACGTAAACAAATCTCCAGCTATATTTGATAGAACAAAATTAAGATGGATGAACGGAGTTTACATAAGAGAAATATTAGATTTAGAAGAACTTACAAAAAGGTCGGTGGAATTTTTTGAAGGTTTTGGCTACAAAGCAGACTTTGAATTCTACAAAAAAGTAATGGAAGCTATAAGAGACAGTATAGAGACATTAATGGATATAAAAGAAAGAGCTAAAGTATTTTTTGTAGATGAGTTTCCCTTTACAGATGAAATAGTAGCAGAAGTAAAGTCTGACCCTAACTTTTATAAAGTGGTAGAGATTTTCTATGAAAAAGTAAAAGGATTAGATAAACTCACAAAAGAAGATTTTAAAACCATAACAAAAGAGATTCAGAAAGAGTATGGATTTAAAGGAAAAGCCCTTTTCCATCCAATAAGGATAGCTTTAACAGGAG
Protein-coding sequences here:
- the polX gene encoding DNA polymerase/3'-5' exonuclease PolX — its product is MYLNINKEIAKIFRDMAHIYEFLDDKFRALAYQKAAQVLEDLPDDVRNYIALGKLSEIRGIGTHTQEKIIEYIKTGKIQKYEELKKLVPPDFLELMDVPGFGPKTLKRIYQELGISTKEELIKALKDGRVAKLKGFGPKKVENMLKGLELYEKSKERLLLWEALNIANTIVEKLKTLKEIKNIELAGSLRRKKETIGDIDILISCDDKDREKVIDFFINLEDVKEVLAKGDTKASVIIKEKDRQVDLRVLKPDEWGSGLQYFTGSKEHNVHLRDYAKSIGLKISEYGVFDAKTGEKIAGDTEESVYKAVGMQWIPPELREDRGEIEAALKNSLPKLVELSDIKGDFHCHSTWTDGFNTILEIGQYIKENFKYEYLVITDHSKAVRVAHGLTEDDVLKQIEEIDKVNKIIGYPLLKKGIEVDILLDGSLDLSDEILSKLDWVVASIHTNFNRDNTDRIIKAMENPYVNVIGHPTGRIFGTREGYQLSDEVFKVAKETGTALEINSQPLRMDLPDIMVKKAVDMGVKLVISSDSHSLSNFHYIQLGVYIARRGWAKKEDVINTLSWKEVEKFVKDKRKRFGVKT
- the gltX gene encoding glutamate--tRNA ligase, with amino-acid sequence MKRVRFAPSPTGYLHLGNARTALFNYLFAKHENGSLILRIEDTDLERSKKEYEEMLIEDLKWLGIQWDEGPDVGGNYGPYRQSERLEIYYKYVDKLLKSGDAYYCYCSEEELEKEREKAIAEGRPYRYSGKCRNLTPEERADYEAQGIKPVVRFKVPDKTVIFEDIIRGHVEIDTKEFGDFVIVRQDGMPVYNFVVVIDDALMGITHVIRGEDHLSNTPKQIVIYEALGFNIPQFAHLPIILGEDRTKLSKRHGAVSVRALKDDGFLSEAVFNYLSLLGWHPKDEREILPKEEIIKQFRIEDVNKSPAIFDRTKLRWMNGVYIREILDLEELTKRSVEFFEGFGYKADFEFYKKVMEAIRDSIETLMDIKERAKVFFVDEFPFTDEIVAEVKSDPNFYKVVEIFYEKVKGLDKLTKEDFKTITKEIQKEYGFKGKALFHPIRIALTGESSGVSLDLLVEVIGIERVKFRLKRFLEYFG